From the Anser cygnoides isolate HZ-2024a breed goose chromosome 24, Taihu_goose_T2T_genome, whole genome shotgun sequence genome, one window contains:
- the PSMB2 gene encoding proteasome subunit beta type-2, producing MEYLIGIQGPDYVLVAADTVAASSIVQMKHDHDKMFKMSEKILLLCVGEAGDTVQFAEYIQKNVQLYKMRNGYELSPTAAANFTRRNLADYLRSRTPYHVNLLLAGYDDHEGPALYYMDYLAALAKAPFAAHGYGAFLTLSILDRYYKPGITREEAVELLKKCLEELKKRFILNLTSFNARFIDKDGIHEVDNIPLPKAMS from the exons ATGGAGTACCTGATCGGCATCCAGGGGCCCGACTACGTCCTGGTGGCCGCAGACACGGTGGCGGCCTCCAGCATCGTCCAGATGAAGCACG ACCATGACAAAATGTTTAAGATGAGCGAAAAGATCTTACTCTTGTGTGTCGGGGAGGCTGGAGACACTGTACAGTTTGCAGAATACATCCAGAAAAATGTTCAGCTCTACAAAATGCGGAATG GTTATGAATTGTCTCCTACTGCAGCTGCAAATTTTACACGACGAAACCTAGCTGACTATCTTCGGAGTCGA ACCCCTTACCACGTCAACCTTCTCCTGGCTGGCTATGACGACCATGAAGGTCCTGCCCTTTATTACATGGATTATCTTGCAGCTCTGGCTAAAGCTCCTTTTGCAGCACACGGATACGGTGCGTTCCTCACCCTCAGCATCCTCGACCGCTATTACAAGCCAG GTATCACACGTGAGGAAGCTGTGGAGCTCCTAAAGAAATGTCTAGAGGAG CTTAAGAAACGCTTCATCTTAAATCTGACCTCTTTCAATGCCCGGTTCATTGACAAAGACGGCATCCATGAAGTGGACAATATACCCCTTCCAAAAGCAATGTCCTAA